In the genome of Armatimonadota bacterium, one region contains:
- the prpB gene encoding methylisocitrate lyase: MLRPPLNSPGKVLRDMMSTGTVVLPGVYDALTAVAAHKCGARAAYLSGAAVTNSQIGVPDIGLLTLDEMTSQAARVCQVAPIPVVADADTGFGEAWNVSRCVIESERSGLAGIHLEDQVLPKKCGHLDGKELVTSETMCSKIRAAVSAKRDPSFLVIARTDARGVEGLDAATDRARAYVDAGADAVFPEGLESEAEFETFRRRLDVPLLANMTEFGKTPLIPVERFTGLGYEMVIFPVSAMRVALKAVTAFYEGLLTSGTQEAFLGSMAHRKDLYALIDYPDYEAADLSWRSARP, translated from the coding sequence ATGCTCCGTCCGCCCTTGAACTCGCCCGGGAAAGTCCTCCGAGACATGATGTCCACAGGGACGGTCGTCCTTCCCGGAGTTTACGACGCCTTGACCGCGGTCGCCGCCCATAAGTGCGGGGCCCGAGCGGCGTACTTGAGCGGGGCGGCGGTGACGAACAGCCAGATCGGCGTCCCCGACATCGGGCTCCTTACTTTGGACGAAATGACGTCGCAGGCCGCAAGGGTCTGCCAGGTCGCCCCGATCCCGGTCGTCGCTGACGCCGACACGGGCTTTGGCGAGGCGTGGAACGTGTCGCGGTGCGTCATCGAGTCGGAACGGTCGGGACTTGCGGGGATCCACTTGGAGGACCAGGTGTTGCCGAAGAAGTGCGGGCACCTCGACGGAAAGGAACTCGTGACGTCGGAAACGATGTGCTCCAAGATCCGGGCCGCCGTTTCGGCCAAGAGGGACCCCTCGTTCCTGGTGATCGCTCGGACCGACGCGCGAGGCGTCGAAGGACTCGACGCGGCGACGGACCGTGCCCGGGCGTACGTGGACGCGGGCGCGGACGCGGTCTTCCCCGAGGGGCTCGAGTCCGAGGCCGAATTCGAGACGTTCCGACGGCGTCTGGACGTTCCGCTGCTCGCGAACATGACAGAGTTCGGGAAGACGCCTTTGATCCCGGTCGAGCGCTTTACGGGGCTCGGTTACGAGATGGTGATCTTCCCGGTCTCAGCGATGCGCGTGGCCCTTAAGGCGGTGACCGCCTTCTACGAAGGATTGCTGACCTCCGGGACTCAAGAGGCGTTCCTCGGATCGATGGCGCACCGGAAGGACCTTTATGCCCTGATCGACTATCCGGATTACGAGGCCGCCGACCTCTCTTGGCGTTCGGCCCGACCTTAA
- a CDS encoding adenylate/guanylate cyclase domain-containing protein: MRRKTGSFWEWLREDLKISGFIALGIMTGTLGMYPLPWILRISLALFAAALSALVFSSVLALAQAFVFPRLKFPSFLLSVFATAATYLVIILIAVPSCIVISVCVATGIPPWHSGPWKVAVGFLDPAPVAVAFLMMVVITFVLMVSNKLGPGVLMNWMLGRYYRPREEDRVFLFIDLRDSTPLGEQLGDLRFSRLIQMFFEDISGPIRETKGEVSHYIGDEAVVCWPLARGLKGANCIRCFFLAQEAVERNRAVYLREFGVVPGFKAGAHCGSVVATQVGEIKSEIVFHGDVLNTTARIQGTCNEAGADFLVSETLWRAVGPCPGYAFLDTGVWELKGKGHGANLYAVSKTPGLADGRDP, from the coding sequence ATGCGAAGGAAGACCGGTAGCTTCTGGGAGTGGCTCCGCGAGGATCTCAAGATCTCCGGGTTCATCGCGCTCGGGATCATGACCGGCACGCTCGGCATGTACCCGCTGCCCTGGATCCTCAGGATCTCGTTGGCGTTGTTCGCGGCGGCCCTGAGCGCCCTCGTCTTCTCTTCCGTCCTTGCTTTGGCCCAGGCCTTCGTCTTTCCCCGGCTGAAGTTCCCTTCGTTCCTTCTGTCCGTCTTCGCGACGGCCGCGACCTACCTCGTGATCATCCTGATCGCGGTCCCCTCGTGCATCGTGATCTCGGTCTGCGTCGCGACCGGGATCCCTCCGTGGCATTCTGGCCCGTGGAAAGTGGCGGTCGGTTTTCTTGACCCCGCCCCCGTCGCCGTCGCCTTCCTCATGATGGTCGTGATCACGTTCGTGCTCATGGTCTCGAACAAGCTGGGGCCTGGCGTCCTGATGAATTGGATGCTGGGCCGCTATTACAGGCCGCGGGAAGAAGACCGCGTGTTCCTGTTCATCGACCTGAGAGATTCGACGCCGCTCGGCGAACAACTGGGCGATCTTAGGTTCAGCCGGCTGATCCAAATGTTCTTCGAAGACATCAGCGGGCCGATCCGTGAGACGAAGGGCGAGGTCTCCCATTACATCGGCGACGAGGCGGTCGTCTGTTGGCCCCTGGCCCGGGGGCTCAAGGGCGCCAACTGTATCCGGTGTTTCTTCCTGGCCCAAGAAGCGGTCGAACGGAACCGTGCCGTCTACCTCCGCGAGTTCGGAGTCGTGCCAGGGTTCAAAGCGGGCGCCCATTGCGGAAGCGTCGTGGCGACGCAGGTGGGCGAGATCAAGAGCGAGATCGTCTTCCACGGAGACGTTTTGAACACGACCGCGCGGATCCAAGGGACGTGCAACGAAGCCGGAGCGGACTTCCTGGTGTCCGAGACCCTGTGGCGCGCGGTAGGCCCCTGCCCGGGATACGCGTTCCTGGACACGGGCGTATGGGAGCTCAAGGGCAAGGGGCATGGCGCGAACTTGTACGCCGTATCCAAGACGCCCGGCCTGGCCGACGGCCGTGACCCATAA
- a CDS encoding dipeptidase produces MSRTKKYSPAEPVTDVRHVPIRDNGEPLVDYLALSPRLRVGRARWAYRRVSYLRRTVAERLASAAESLPDGACLAVIEGWRPPYIQRRMYAGAWNRWKERHPDWSDVQLRRVVNRFTAPIHGKVPPPHSTGGALDVVLADADGYEFAHTSPFELFDPRAFPTDAPGLDEAAREVRRVLSSALSGAGLTNYPSEWWHWSYGDQGWAYRTGAEAAVYGPTEPEGWSGFPEDMSDGPLERA; encoded by the coding sequence ATGTCCCGGACGAAGAAGTACAGCCCAGCCGAACCGGTGACCGATGTCCGTCACGTCCCGATCCGGGACAACGGCGAACCTCTGGTCGATTATCTTGCTCTCAGCCCTAGGCTGCGGGTGGGAAGGGCCAGGTGGGCGTACCGCCGAGTCTCGTACTTGCGTCGGACCGTCGCCGAAAGGCTGGCTTCGGCAGCCGAATCGCTACCGGACGGCGCGTGTCTGGCTGTGATCGAAGGGTGGCGGCCGCCCTACATCCAACGTCGTATGTACGCCGGAGCGTGGAACCGCTGGAAAGAACGACATCCGGACTGGTCGGACGTCCAACTGCGGCGCGTCGTGAACCGTTTCACCGCCCCGATCCACGGGAAGGTTCCGCCTCCACACTCGACAGGAGGGGCGCTCGACGTCGTCTTGGCCGATGCCGACGGATACGAGTTCGCCCACACGTCACCCTTCGAACTGTTCGATCCTCGAGCCTTCCCGACGGACGCGCCCGGACTGGACGAGGCGGCGCGAGAGGTCCGTCGGGTCCTTTCGTCGGCCCTGTCCGGAGCGGGCCTCACGAACTACCCCAGTGAGTGGTGGCATTGGTCGTACGGCGACCAAGGTTGGGCTTACCGGACCGGCGCCGAGGCCGCGGTCTATGGGCCGACCGAACCGGAGGGTTGGTCCGGATTCCCGGAAGACATGTCGGACGGCCCTTTGGAACGCGCTTAA
- a CDS encoding S8 family serine peptidase yields the protein MRLRFISLFALGAVCAAGAAAQGRIITQLQPGHSREELPLLFPVSVQDWTPEAPFVLLEALPGNDVHAVQQAMRDRPDVVVFAEDDQDLTAPENVGAGKGGTVAAVFDPGGAYEENKGLFAQIRWKPNLAPLTGRPVKVAVLDTGVSKASKYLRIRTVAAANFAPDRNDPFDLPSGSDSNGNGTPDDAVGHGSMVTGLIALMAPYAQIVVARVADSDGDSSAWALVRGLAYSCAQGAEVVNISLGKDGGVPALSNVIEGWVEPNGVLVVAAAGNDAVDKANSPARLSKSISVAGLDADDVKAPFSNWDGNMSLCAPCVGVRSVWWDGSMGLWSGTSFASPLVAGSLANALRQRPVRLAPIQLELFRDVLSQVGTDVDRKNRDYRGRLGLKLDHFALQNAVRRF from the coding sequence TTGAGACTGCGCTTCATCTCGCTCTTCGCCTTGGGCGCCGTTTGCGCCGCCGGCGCGGCCGCACAAGGCCGGATCATCACCCAGCTTCAGCCCGGGCACAGCCGGGAAGAGCTGCCGCTCCTGTTCCCCGTCTCGGTCCAAGACTGGACGCCTGAGGCTCCGTTCGTCCTTCTTGAGGCGCTGCCCGGAAACGACGTCCATGCCGTCCAGCAGGCGATGCGGGACAGACCGGACGTCGTGGTCTTCGCCGAAGACGACCAAGACTTGACCGCTCCCGAGAACGTCGGGGCGGGCAAGGGAGGGACGGTCGCCGCCGTCTTCGATCCCGGCGGCGCGTACGAAGAGAACAAGGGACTGTTCGCGCAAATCCGGTGGAAGCCGAACCTGGCACCGCTCACCGGCCGTCCGGTCAAAGTCGCGGTGCTCGACACCGGAGTCTCGAAAGCCTCCAAGTACCTTCGGATCCGGACCGTCGCCGCCGCGAACTTTGCTCCGGACCGGAACGATCCGTTCGATCTGCCTTCCGGCTCGGACTCCAACGGGAACGGAACGCCTGACGACGCGGTCGGACACGGTTCGATGGTCACCGGGTTGATCGCATTGATGGCACCGTACGCCCAGATCGTCGTGGCGCGGGTCGCAGACAGCGACGGCGACTCTTCGGCGTGGGCCCTTGTCCGGGGCCTCGCCTACTCCTGCGCCCAAGGGGCCGAAGTCGTCAACATCAGCTTGGGCAAGGACGGGGGCGTCCCTGCACTCAGCAACGTCATCGAAGGCTGGGTGGAACCGAACGGAGTGCTCGTCGTCGCGGCCGCAGGGAACGATGCCGTCGACAAGGCCAATTCGCCGGCGCGTCTTTCCAAGTCCATTTCGGTCGCAGGCCTGGACGCGGACGACGTGAAAGCGCCCTTTAGCAACTGGGACGGCAACATGTCGTTGTGTGCGCCGTGCGTCGGCGTCCGGAGCGTCTGGTGGGACGGGTCGATGGGGCTGTGGTCCGGGACGTCCTTCGCAAGTCCGCTCGTGGCGGGATCGCTCGCCAACGCTCTCAGGCAACGTCCGGTGAGGCTGGCGCCGATCCAGTTAGAGCTTTTCAGGGACGTCCTTTCGCAAGTCGGGACGGACGTCGATCGGAAGAACCGGGACTACCGCGGCAGGCTCGGCCTCAAGCTCGACCACTTCGCGCTTCAAAACGCCGTGCGGCGCTTTTAA
- a CDS encoding CHAT domain-containing protein codes for MARNDWIDALSGSGPDAEVRRLLPRPMTSAHAEEAFLLTARALGESQVRARRLAGRWKLFSRQPECRPWSLRLRALSERLDGQWAKSATSFRLAGQACSDPVSALKFQVGAVDSLGRAGKVRQAVVLAGELEQGLSAAGETSVAALVCLNLGNALLWHDRYSEARSAFAKALGGIGPEGEMLPAALLGAATSELYGGDPRTARSLASEAVAKFQDVGADSHAAQALVTWGRANLMLGHPDEALERFRAAQRLFDPSSADAARAEEFIGDAYFRMNLWSESAHAYGQALSHPTAYRPSLNRGNARLGMATALEMSGRTVEAERWARLAAADFKSFGNDVWYGYAAVVRARLFRKSGRADRGLFVVSSALKSLQERRVKGLIAEAALEQAEALIANGRDPRSALSTASRSLAARPDPDPMWRLHALRARTASPKASLVHYRKAVKAVFDARALAQSSLARSNFLNDKNDVVREFLGRLLTSGRPEHAEEAYEVVRESRSSVLLDEILSSQDWKDAPWRAELETLREAFGTVGFDNGESRTRRALPQDWSDLNRRWTDVMLATTSRVRRIRSKGRDPDWTFVDTSEGPFLLTARSQTRLPDVSTLERQVSWARFELLAPLVDRCAPEGPALEALEGLARSLGVPKGGHGTVVCPDGPYWSVPWSALPVWNGQEPVIALGPWVSKEDVTLPSDGKVALWFHAPTGLPYVRAEVESFLGLFPDAEVCTTAQEARRCLDGPSIGLLHIAGHASSHPEHPMFSSVHFADGAVSAAEISRSNLRPEIVVMSACETGTLSTQRPAEPEGLARSFLSRGSRAVVTSFWPLDDHAASIFMYPFCRRLLDGGTVLDAVRSGRQTVRDRYPHPYFWGPFTLYGGY; via the coding sequence ATGGCACGGAACGACTGGATTGACGCCCTGTCCGGTTCAGGACCGGACGCCGAAGTCCGACGGCTCCTTCCACGACCGATGACCTCGGCACACGCCGAGGAGGCCTTCTTGCTGACGGCAAGGGCCCTTGGCGAAAGCCAAGTCCGGGCCCGTAGGCTCGCCGGGCGGTGGAAGCTCTTCTCTCGCCAGCCGGAATGCCGTCCCTGGTCGCTCAGGCTCAGGGCCCTTTCCGAGCGCTTGGACGGTCAATGGGCCAAGAGCGCGACGTCCTTCCGACTGGCGGGCCAAGCGTGCTCAGATCCCGTCAGCGCGCTAAAGTTCCAGGTCGGCGCCGTCGACAGTCTCGGACGAGCGGGCAAAGTCCGGCAGGCCGTCGTCCTCGCCGGCGAACTCGAGCAGGGACTTTCAGCGGCCGGTGAGACGTCCGTTGCCGCTCTCGTTTGCCTCAATCTTGGCAACGCGCTACTCTGGCACGACCGATATTCCGAAGCGCGCAGCGCTTTCGCGAAGGCGCTCGGAGGGATCGGACCGGAAGGGGAGATGCTGCCCGCCGCGCTCCTTGGCGCCGCCACGAGCGAACTGTACGGCGGAGACCCTCGGACGGCCCGTAGCCTGGCTTCAGAAGCCGTCGCGAAATTTCAGGACGTCGGTGCGGACTCGCACGCCGCACAAGCCTTGGTGACCTGGGGGCGCGCCAACCTGATGTTAGGCCATCCGGACGAAGCTCTTGAGCGGTTCCGGGCGGCCCAACGCCTGTTCGATCCGTCTTCGGCCGATGCCGCCCGGGCCGAAGAGTTCATCGGAGACGCGTACTTCCGCATGAACCTGTGGTCCGAATCCGCTCACGCGTACGGGCAGGCGTTGTCCCATCCGACGGCCTATCGGCCGTCGCTCAACCGCGGCAACGCGCGACTGGGGATGGCTACGGCCCTCGAAATGTCCGGGCGAACCGTCGAAGCGGAAAGATGGGCACGTCTGGCTGCTGCGGACTTCAAGTCGTTCGGGAACGATGTCTGGTACGGATACGCCGCAGTCGTACGGGCACGCCTCTTTCGAAAGTCGGGGCGAGCGGACCGCGGGCTCTTCGTCGTTTCCTCTGCGCTGAAGTCCCTTCAGGAACGACGGGTCAAAGGCCTGATCGCCGAAGCGGCCCTCGAACAGGCCGAGGCCCTGATCGCGAACGGTCGGGACCCTCGGTCTGCACTTTCGACCGCTTCTCGGTCGCTCGCCGCCAGGCCCGACCCGGATCCCATGTGGAGGCTCCACGCGCTTCGGGCGAGGACGGCTTCTCCCAAGGCGTCACTCGTGCACTACCGGAAGGCGGTAAAGGCGGTCTTCGACGCCAGGGCCCTCGCTCAGAGTTCACTGGCGAGGTCGAACTTCCTGAACGACAAGAACGACGTCGTCCGAGAGTTCCTTGGCCGCCTCTTGACGTCCGGTCGTCCGGAGCACGCCGAGGAGGCTTATGAGGTCGTCCGGGAGTCGCGCTCGTCCGTCTTGCTCGATGAGATCTTGTCTTCGCAAGACTGGAAGGACGCGCCATGGCGGGCAGAACTCGAGACGTTGCGCGAGGCTTTCGGGACGGTAGGATTCGACAATGGGGAAAGTCGGACACGTCGCGCCCTGCCCCAAGACTGGAGCGACCTGAACCGGAGGTGGACCGACGTCATGCTCGCGACGACCTCTCGAGTACGGCGCATCCGGTCCAAGGGACGAGACCCGGACTGGACGTTCGTCGATACGTCCGAGGGCCCGTTCCTCCTGACCGCAAGGAGCCAAACCCGCCTACCAGACGTTTCGACTTTAGAACGTCAGGTTTCTTGGGCGAGGTTCGAACTCTTGGCACCCCTCGTCGACCGTTGCGCGCCAGAGGGCCCTGCGTTGGAAGCCCTCGAAGGACTCGCCCGGTCATTGGGCGTTCCCAAGGGCGGTCACGGTACGGTCGTCTGTCCGGACGGGCCTTATTGGAGCGTGCCATGGTCGGCACTGCCTGTCTGGAACGGCCAGGAGCCCGTCATCGCCTTGGGACCCTGGGTTTCCAAGGAAGACGTCACGCTCCCGTCTGACGGAAAGGTCGCGTTGTGGTTCCATGCGCCGACGGGCCTTCCGTATGTCCGCGCTGAAGTCGAATCGTTCCTCGGTCTTTTCCCTGATGCCGAGGTCTGCACGACCGCACAGGAAGCCCGACGCTGCCTAGACGGCCCCTCGATCGGCTTGCTTCATATCGCAGGGCACGCTTCCTCGCACCCCGAGCACCCGATGTTCTCGTCCGTCCACTTCGCTGACGGTGCGGTTTCGGCAGCCGAGATCTCCCGCTCGAACCTGAGGCCGGAAATCGTCGTGATGTCAGCGTGCGAGACCGGAACCCTTTCGACCCAGAGGCCCGCAGAACCTGAAGGGTTAGCGAGATCGTTCCTATCACGAGGTTCCCGAGCGGTCGTTACGAGTTTTTGGCCCCTCGACGATCACGCCGCTTCGATTTTCATGTACCCTTTCTGTCGTCGTCTCTTGGACGGCGGCACAGTACTGGACGCCGTTCGTTCCGGACGGCAGACCGTCCGCGACCGTTATCCGCACCCCTATTTCTGGGGGCCTTTTACTCTCTACGGAGGCTATTGA
- a CDS encoding sigma-70 family RNA polymerase sigma factor has product MMRRPDESEIARWLSRCRAGDERAWHALVDRFKSLVYSVARRTGLSADDAEDVFMTTFASFYKHLDRIEEAHAVAKWLAVTATRESYRLSRSATKHGHSSYDDMSLDELLADEDAAADRASLEAAEADHVRQNVLAMDAKCRDLLQALYLAEETDYGQVSATLGMPVGSIGPTRARCLEKLRAALQKDGFFDAPEYQATRTGTPDRGTA; this is encoded by the coding sequence GTGATGCGGCGACCGGACGAAAGCGAAATCGCACGATGGCTCTCCCGGTGCCGCGCCGGCGACGAAAGGGCCTGGCACGCGCTCGTCGACCGGTTCAAGAGCCTTGTCTATTCCGTCGCAAGGCGGACCGGACTCTCTGCGGACGACGCCGAAGACGTCTTTATGACGACCTTTGCCTCCTTCTACAAGCATTTGGACAGGATCGAGGAGGCCCACGCCGTCGCGAAGTGGCTGGCCGTCACAGCGACCCGGGAGAGCTATCGCCTGTCGCGCTCTGCGACGAAGCACGGTCACTCGTCCTATGACGACATGTCCCTCGACGAACTTTTGGCGGACGAGGACGCCGCTGCCGACCGTGCGTCACTGGAGGCGGCCGAAGCCGACCATGTCCGTCAGAACGTCCTCGCCATGGACGCCAAGTGTCGGGACTTGCTCCAGGCCCTCTATCTCGCTGAAGAAACGGACTATGGACAGGTCAGCGCGACGTTGGGGATGCCGGTCGGTTCGATCGGTCCGACGCGGGCCCGTTGCCTCGAAAAACTACGGGCGGCCCTACAAAAGGACGGCTTTTTCGACGCCCCCGAGTATCAAGCGACCAGGACAGGGACTCCGGATAGAGGGACAGCATGA
- a CDS encoding aminotransferase class V-fold PLP-dependent enzyme translates to MSRTVVDPTFARSQFPALQTSFAFLENAGGSQVPGCVIDAMGRFLRESNVQTTAGYPASDRVTRCVDDAHTFCETLMGAEDKGKVVLGPSTSQLLSMLATCLKRRLEPGDEIVVSVANHEANYGPWSRIATDGVRLTPWGVDAVTGESRVTDLQRLLTPKSKIVAFPHTSNLLGNVADVTEITRAAHAVGAIVVVDGVAYAPHRLMETAAWGVDFYAFSAYKVYGPHMAALYGTHDGWAGLEGPNHFFVPQGEVPRKFELGCLPFEGCAGLSAIGDYLSRLADTPSFSREAAVRSFDLFQGWESVLTSALLAYLGSKSGVRIVGPTEGDRVPTVSFVSDRVPAPAVSAHVNARDIGIRHGHMYSHRLTEALGVDPETGFVRISAVHTNTMDEIGRLCSVLDEIL, encoded by the coding sequence ATGTCCAGGACGGTGGTCGATCCGACCTTTGCCCGTAGCCAGTTCCCTGCCTTGCAGACGTCCTTCGCGTTTTTGGAGAACGCGGGCGGGTCGCAAGTCCCCGGCTGCGTGATCGACGCGATGGGCCGTTTTTTGCGGGAGTCGAACGTCCAGACGACGGCCGGATATCCGGCAAGCGACAGAGTGACCCGGTGCGTGGACGACGCCCACACGTTTTGCGAGACGCTCATGGGCGCCGAGGACAAGGGCAAGGTCGTTCTCGGGCCGTCGACGTCCCAGCTTCTGTCCATGCTCGCGACGTGTCTGAAACGGCGCCTGGAGCCGGGTGACGAGATCGTGGTCTCCGTAGCCAACCATGAAGCGAACTACGGGCCCTGGTCGCGCATCGCGACGGACGGCGTCCGATTGACACCGTGGGGCGTCGACGCTGTGACGGGCGAATCGCGCGTCACGGACCTGCAACGGCTCCTGACTCCCAAGTCCAAGATTGTCGCGTTCCCCCACACGTCGAACCTTCTCGGGAACGTGGCCGACGTGACCGAGATCACGAGGGCCGCACACGCGGTCGGAGCCATCGTCGTCGTCGACGGGGTCGCGTACGCCCCGCACAGGCTGATGGAGACGGCGGCCTGGGGCGTCGATTTCTACGCCTTCTCCGCGTACAAGGTGTACGGGCCGCACATGGCCGCCCTCTATGGGACCCATGACGGCTGGGCAGGTCTGGAGGGTCCGAACCACTTCTTCGTCCCTCAAGGCGAAGTTCCCAGGAAGTTCGAACTCGGATGTCTTCCGTTCGAGGGGTGTGCCGGTCTCTCGGCTATCGGAGACTATCTGAGCCGGTTGGCCGACACACCGTCGTTCTCCCGGGAAGCGGCCGTCCGATCGTTCGACTTGTTCCAGGGTTGGGAGTCCGTTCTGACATCGGCCTTGCTCGCCTATCTGGGTTCGAAGAGCGGGGTCCGCATCGTCGGGCCGACAGAAGGCGACAGGGTTCCGACGGTCTCGTTCGTTTCGGACCGCGTCCCAGCACCCGCCGTTTCGGCCCACGTCAATGCTCGGGACATCGGGATCCGCCACGGTCACATGTATTCCCACAGACTTACCGAGGCGTTGGGAGTCGATCCCGAAACGGGCTTTGTCCGGATCAGCGCCGTCCACACGAACACGATGGACGAGATCGGTCGGCTCTGTTCGGTCCTGGACGAGATCCTCTAG
- a CDS encoding cysteine dioxygenase family protein — protein sequence MIADCRSARGAELIERLDGAVELDCVQGRCSKVKEVLEDVFRSGDDFLPARCLAPAADRYARRLIHRDPAGRYSVVAMVWGVGQGTALHDHAGEWCVECVYRGRIEVTSYDIQGSPEEPLVQFKREKTVYAGTGEAGALIPPFEYHTIANALTDEPSVTIHVYGHELTWCHIFEPVEGGYRRVRKDLCYTD from the coding sequence ATGATCGCCGATTGCCGTTCCGCTCGGGGGGCCGAACTGATCGAGAGGCTCGATGGAGCCGTCGAACTCGACTGCGTCCAAGGACGATGTTCGAAGGTCAAAGAGGTCCTCGAAGACGTGTTCCGATCGGGAGACGACTTCTTGCCTGCCAGGTGCTTGGCTCCGGCCGCCGACCGTTACGCACGACGGTTGATCCACCGGGATCCGGCAGGCCGCTATTCTGTGGTCGCCATGGTCTGGGGGGTCGGTCAGGGGACGGCGCTTCACGACCATGCCGGAGAGTGGTGCGTCGAATGCGTCTACCGAGGTCGGATCGAAGTGACGTCGTACGACATTCAAGGCTCGCCGGAAGAGCCCCTTGTGCAGTTTAAGAGAGAGAAGACGGTCTATGCGGGTACGGGCGAAGCAGGGGCCTTGATCCCTCCCTTCGAGTACCACACGATCGCGAACGCCCTGACAGACGAGCCGTCGGTGACCATTCACGTCTATGGTCACGAACTCACGTGGTGCCATATCTTTGAGCCGGTCGAGGGCGGGTATCGGCGCGTGCGGAAAGACCTCTGCTATACGGACTGA
- a CDS encoding putative sulfate exporter family transporter — MFRSVAKSLPGLGLCTLLALASVAVSESPWAKQNLRFSPLLIVILLGIVIASLTRLPAALDDGIKVAQKPVLRWAVAGLGFKLSLMEILRIGGPALFVVLVSTVAALAAGWWIGVRMGLNEKLAILLGVGTSVCGASAVVAADTVVQAEGEDAAVSLGVITLWGTVGIFVLPLIASTLHLHEFRYGVFAGASLQEMAQVVAAAQGYSDGSAEVATVVKLARICLLAPIVLYLAAWFKRNRGASGEAQVAPVPWFLVAFLVFATVNSFAVNLGIPKNVIDALVRADVVLLSIGMAGVGLKTGFRELKKAGWKPVLLGLYQWLFLSAVAFALSSVLSAPAAPGVAK, encoded by the coding sequence GTGTTCCGGTCTGTCGCGAAGTCGTTGCCAGGATTGGGCCTTTGCACGCTCCTGGCCCTGGCGTCGGTCGCCGTTTCCGAATCGCCCTGGGCGAAACAGAACCTCCGGTTCAGCCCACTCCTGATCGTCATCCTGCTCGGCATCGTCATCGCGTCCTTAACGCGGCTTCCGGCGGCTTTGGACGACGGGATCAAGGTCGCGCAAAAGCCTGTCCTCCGTTGGGCGGTCGCGGGGCTCGGCTTCAAGCTCTCGCTTATGGAGATCCTCAGGATCGGCGGCCCCGCACTGTTCGTCGTCCTCGTCTCCACCGTCGCAGCCCTTGCTGCGGGATGGTGGATCGGCGTCAGGATGGGTTTGAACGAGAAGCTGGCGATCTTGCTCGGGGTCGGTACGTCGGTCTGCGGGGCGTCGGCCGTCGTCGCTGCGGACACGGTCGTTCAGGCCGAGGGTGAGGACGCGGCGGTCAGCCTTGGCGTCATCACCCTTTGGGGAACGGTCGGGATCTTCGTGCTCCCCCTGATCGCTTCGACGCTCCACCTCCACGAGTTCCGGTACGGCGTTTTCGCAGGAGCCTCCCTCCAAGAAATGGCCCAGGTCGTGGCGGCGGCGCAAGGGTACAGCGACGGGTCGGCCGAGGTCGCGACGGTCGTGAAGCTGGCCCGGATCTGCCTCTTAGCCCCCATCGTCCTCTATCTCGCTGCGTGGTTCAAGCGGAACCGCGGGGCTTCCGGTGAAGCCCAAGTCGCCCCGGTGCCGTGGTTCTTGGTCGCTTTTCTCGTCTTCGCGACGGTCAATTCGTTCGCGGTAAACCTCGGCATCCCGAAGAACGTGATCGACGCTTTGGTCCGTGCCGACGTGGTTCTCCTGAGCATCGGGATGGCGGGCGTCGGCCTCAAAACCGGCTTTCGAGAACTGAAGAAAGCCGGATGGAAGCCCGTATTGCTCGGCCTTTACCAATGGCTGTTCTTGAGCGCGGTCGCCTTTGCACTTTCCTCGGTCTTGAGCGCGCCCGCCGCACCGGGCGTCGCCAAGTGA